One genomic segment of Tripterygium wilfordii isolate XIE 37 chromosome 9, ASM1340144v1, whole genome shotgun sequence includes these proteins:
- the LOC120004859 gene encoding uncharacterized protein LOC120004859, which yields MSVAVLNPQDCLKNSMSRQALISPLRKPKPNSNQSRSNRAAQQKRRKRSPNTSPQSRATFSSKLPTRNISADNNNSKSQKLVMGQVRILKRGEEIKEAAPIKAKSYMNLGSTEKLGPNPESVKEIRLAHSGPVNGFYAGSAFFTSPPPSSLPLPAFFTKKTTTVKYDDATSDLCRILNLNLD from the coding sequence ATGAGTGTTGCAGTTCTCAATCCTCAAGATTGCCTGAAGAATTCCATGTCTCGACAAGCTCTAATTTCTCCTCTCAGAAAACCAAAACCGAACTCTAACCAGAGTCGGTCAAACAGGGCGGCGCAACAAAAGCGGAGGAAACGGAGTCCCAACACATCACCTCAGTCACGCGCCACCTTCTCCTCCAAGCTTCCGACAAGAAATATCAGCGCCGACAATAACAACAGCAAGAGCCAGAAGCTCGTTATGGGTCAGGTTAGGATCCTTAAACGTGGCGAAGAGATCAAGGAAGCGGCGCCGATTAAAGCCAAGTCATATATGAATCTAGGTTCCACAGAGAAGTTAGGTCCAAATCCCGAGTCTGTGAAGGAGATACGACTCGCCCATTCAGGCCCTGTAAACGGATTTTACGCTGGTTCGGCGTTTTTCACCTCTCCTCCTCCTAGTTCCCTCCCTCTTCCTGCTTTCTTTACGAAGAAGACGACTACTGTGAAGTATGACGATGCTACTAGCGATCTATGCAGGATCCTAAATCTAAACTTGGATTGA
- the LOC120006235 gene encoding F-box/FBD/LRR-repeat protein At5g53840-like isoform X1, with protein sequence MGRKQNSAKKQKRGNENDDRISKLPDELIIFILSLLNVKEAARTSVLSRRWHQVWTFIPSLNFDPSVVINDLCWVRNRWFLLKGRSKYVNWVNSVLKTHQGSNLDKFRVQFDLDGNHRHHIDAWLKFAIERRVKNLSMDFRNFEGLLDPQYCFPVLGNLSKRLRSGTVGFPHCTSLRALELVAVNINADQIEYFLSNCPFLERVCVIGSSALVNLRVAGASLCLRYLELIHCYGLESLYISATNLISFVFHGPSIKISYENIPNLVEVYFAADFVGPIIKYLLQLSSYVSQIETLELNLFGGMEKIDPLCKFPVFANLKKWKLKIHATNNTRTLLDYAPFIHACPALQTFELEIARWNKHNVVMRRAKEVPDPHCPHKNLREVKIVGFTGLAVDNEIATYLIKNAFSLEKIILDTSAPTSVDNRWDHKDPMSIETAVKCAMGLKYRFALGNKLKLR encoded by the exons ATGGGAAGAAAGCAAAACTCtgccaaaaaacaaaag AGagggaatgaaaatgatgataggATCAGCAAACTTCCGGATGAGCTTATCATCTTCATTCTCTCGCTTTTGAACGTGAAAGAAGCAGCAAGGACTAGTGTACTTTCGCGTCGATGGCACCAAGTTTGGACTTTCATCCCCTCCCTGAATTTTGATCCTTCAGTGGTCATAAACGACCTTTGTTGGGTAAGGAACCGGTGGTTTCTTTTGAAGGGAAGGAGTAAATATGTCAATTGGGTGAATAGTGTCTTGAAGACTCATCAGGGATCCAATTTAGATAAATTCAGAGTTCAATTTGATTTGGATGGAAATCATAGACATCATATTGATGCGTGGCTGAAATTTGCAATTGAAAGGCGAGTGAAAAACCTTTCGATGGACTTTCGTAATTTTGAGGGACTTCTTGACCCTCAGTACTGTTTTCCAGTATTAGGTAACCTTTCAAAGAGATTGCGGTCTGGTACTGTGGGGTTCCCACATTGTACTTCTCTTAGAGCTCTGGAGCTGGTAGCTGTCAATATAAATGCAGACCAGATTGAATATTTCTTATCCAACTGCCCATTTCTTGAGCGGGTGTGTGTAATAGGTTCCTCTGCTCTTGTCAACTTAAGAGTTGCCGGTGCATCGCTTTGCTTGAGATACTTGGAGCTAATACATTGCTATGGCTTAGAAAGCCTATATATTTCTGCAACAAATCTCATTTCATTCGTATTTCATGGACCGAGCATTAAAATATCTTACGAGAATATCCCAAACCTTGTTGAAGTGTATTTTGCGGCGGATTTCGTTGGACCTATTATTAAGTACTTATTACAGCTTTCAAGTTATGTATCTCAAATTGAAACACTTGAACTGAACTTGTTTGGTGGAATGGAG AAGATCGATCCGCTGTGCAAATTTCCTGTGTTTGCGAACCTCAAGAAATGGAAATTGAAGATTCATGCTACCAATAATACCAGGACCCTTCTTGATTATGCCCCCTTCATACATGCATGTCCGGCCCTTCAAACATTTGAGTTGGAG ATAGCTAGATGGAATAAGCATAATGTGGTGATGAGGAGAGCAAAAGAGGTCCCAGACCCACATTGTCCTCATAAAAACCTCAGAGAGGTAAAAATTGTTGGCTTTACGGGCCTTGCTGTGGACAATGAGATTGCGACTTATCTGATTAAGAATGCGTTCTCTCTGGAGAAAATTATCCTCGATACCAGTGCACCAACTTCAGTAGACAACCGGTGGGACCATAAAGATCCAATGAGTATTGAAACTGCAGTTAAGTGTGCCATGGGACTCAAGTACCGGTTCGCTCTTGGGAATAAATTGAAGCTCCGCTAG
- the LOC120006235 gene encoding F-box/FBD/LRR-repeat protein At5g53840-like isoform X2, whose amino-acid sequence MGRKQNSAKKQKRGNENDDRISKLPDELIIFILSLLNVKEAARTSVLSRRWHQVWTFIPSLNFDPSVVINDLCWVRNRWFLLKGRSKYVNWVNSVLKTHQGSNLDKFRVQFDLDGNHRHHIDAWLKFAIERRVKNLSMDFRNFEGLLDPQYCFPVLGNLSKRLRSGTVGFPHCTSLRALELVAVNINADQIEYFLSNCPFLERVCVIGSSALVNLRVAGASLCLRYLELIHCYGLESLYISATNLISFVFHGPSIKISYENIPNLVEVYFAADFVGPIIKYLLQLSSYVSQIETLELNLFGGMEIDPLCKFPVFANLKKWKLKIHATNNTRTLLDYAPFIHACPALQTFELEIARWNKHNVVMRRAKEVPDPHCPHKNLREVKIVGFTGLAVDNEIATYLIKNAFSLEKIILDTSAPTSVDNRWDHKDPMSIETAVKCAMGLKYRFALGNKLKLR is encoded by the exons ATGGGAAGAAAGCAAAACTCtgccaaaaaacaaaag AGagggaatgaaaatgatgataggATCAGCAAACTTCCGGATGAGCTTATCATCTTCATTCTCTCGCTTTTGAACGTGAAAGAAGCAGCAAGGACTAGTGTACTTTCGCGTCGATGGCACCAAGTTTGGACTTTCATCCCCTCCCTGAATTTTGATCCTTCAGTGGTCATAAACGACCTTTGTTGGGTAAGGAACCGGTGGTTTCTTTTGAAGGGAAGGAGTAAATATGTCAATTGGGTGAATAGTGTCTTGAAGACTCATCAGGGATCCAATTTAGATAAATTCAGAGTTCAATTTGATTTGGATGGAAATCATAGACATCATATTGATGCGTGGCTGAAATTTGCAATTGAAAGGCGAGTGAAAAACCTTTCGATGGACTTTCGTAATTTTGAGGGACTTCTTGACCCTCAGTACTGTTTTCCAGTATTAGGTAACCTTTCAAAGAGATTGCGGTCTGGTACTGTGGGGTTCCCACATTGTACTTCTCTTAGAGCTCTGGAGCTGGTAGCTGTCAATATAAATGCAGACCAGATTGAATATTTCTTATCCAACTGCCCATTTCTTGAGCGGGTGTGTGTAATAGGTTCCTCTGCTCTTGTCAACTTAAGAGTTGCCGGTGCATCGCTTTGCTTGAGATACTTGGAGCTAATACATTGCTATGGCTTAGAAAGCCTATATATTTCTGCAACAAATCTCATTTCATTCGTATTTCATGGACCGAGCATTAAAATATCTTACGAGAATATCCCAAACCTTGTTGAAGTGTATTTTGCGGCGGATTTCGTTGGACCTATTATTAAGTACTTATTACAGCTTTCAAGTTATGTATCTCAAATTGAAACACTTGAACTGAACTTGTTTGGTGGAATGGAG ATCGATCCGCTGTGCAAATTTCCTGTGTTTGCGAACCTCAAGAAATGGAAATTGAAGATTCATGCTACCAATAATACCAGGACCCTTCTTGATTATGCCCCCTTCATACATGCATGTCCGGCCCTTCAAACATTTGAGTTGGAG ATAGCTAGATGGAATAAGCATAATGTGGTGATGAGGAGAGCAAAAGAGGTCCCAGACCCACATTGTCCTCATAAAAACCTCAGAGAGGTAAAAATTGTTGGCTTTACGGGCCTTGCTGTGGACAATGAGATTGCGACTTATCTGATTAAGAATGCGTTCTCTCTGGAGAAAATTATCCTCGATACCAGTGCACCAACTTCAGTAGACAACCGGTGGGACCATAAAGATCCAATGAGTATTGAAACTGCAGTTAAGTGTGCCATGGGACTCAAGTACCGGTTCGCTCTTGGGAATAAATTGAAGCTCCGCTAG
- the LOC120005653 gene encoding uncharacterized protein LOC120005653 — MSIENSSELVCLEVAGRYLHLKYLAVVRCIRLKSVCLSAPNLSTFNCVGAKVSIAFLNVPKLAQVCICGTYLSAIGPAISCLAEYASPLETLVLDVRRTDNNIQLHKFPVLARVKRLKLIVAARENQSRLVFSPLIVACPNIYKLELEIGRWASTIASRAQAFPEFTLECLKVVEFVGFAGHTNDVELVSYLIKIAVNLEKMIIVPHGPSSITSWWNHGDENNLRIARALAKQLQDRFSLGDKLVLA; from the exons ATGAGTATAGAAAATTCATCTGAACTAGTCTGTTTGGAAGTGGCTGGCCGATATCTGCACCTGAAGTACTTGGCAGTTGTGCGTTGCATTCGATTGAAAAGCGTGTGTCTATCTGCTCCTAATCTTTCAACATTCAACTGTGTTGGAGCGAAAGTGAGCATTGCTTTTCTTAATGTACCCAAGCTCGCTCAAGTATGTATCTGTGGGACTTATTTGAGCGCAATTGGCCCCGCCATATCTTGTCTTGCAGAGTATGCATCTCCGCTCGAAACACTTGTGCTGGATGTACGTCGAACAGAT AATAATATACAGCTTCACAAATTTCCTGTCCTGGCACGTGTGAAAAGACTGAAGTTGATTGTTGCTGCACGAGAAAACCAGAGTCGTCTTGTTTTTTCTCCCTTGATTGTGGCATGCCCTAACATATACAAACTTGAATTGGAG ATAGGGAGGTGGGCGAGTACCATAGCAAGTAGAGCACAAGCATTCCCAGAATTTACTCTTGAGTGCCTCAAAGTGGTGGAGTTTGTTGGGTTTGCAGGGCATACTAATGATGTGGAGTTGGTCTCCTATCTGATTAAGATTGCTGTGAATTTAGAGAAAATGATCATTGTTCCTCATGGACCGTCATCAATTACGAGCTGGTGGAACCATGGAGATGAAAATAATCTACGTATTGCTAGGGCGTTAGCAAAACAGCTCCAAGATCGTTTTTCCCTGGGAGACAAATTGGTGCTCGCGTGA
- the LOC120005240 gene encoding 60S ribosomal protein L39, which produces MPSHKTFRIKKKLAKKMRQNRPIPHWIRMRTDNTIRYNAKRRHWRRTKLGF; this is translated from the exons ATG CCGTCTCACAAGACCTTCAGGATCAAGAAGAAGCTCGCGAAGAAGATGAGGCAGAACAGGCCAATCCCTCACTGGATCCGCATGAGAACCGACAACACAATCAG GTACAACGCGAAGCGTAGGCACTGGCGTCGTACTAAACTCGGATTTTGA